A single Oscillospiraceae bacterium DNA region contains:
- the araD gene encoding L-ribulose-5-phosphate 4-epimerase codes for MLEELKQKVFEANMLLPKHNLVTFTWGNVSAIDRKTGLVIIKPSGVDYDKMTVDDMVIIDLDGNKVEGKLNPSSDTPTHLELYKAFSQIGGIVHTHSRYATSFAQALCGICAYGTTHADYFYGEIPCTRLLTEEEVEKDYEKNTGLVITETFKKLDENAIPGVVVANHGPFSWGKDAFNAVHNAVVMEEVALMAIQTKALNPDVTPINSYILDKHYNRKHGKNAYYGQK; via the coding sequence ATGTTAGAAGAATTAAAGCAAAAGGTATTTGAAGCTAATATGCTTCTGCCAAAACATAACTTAGTAACATTCACCTGGGGTAATGTTTCAGCAATAGACAGAAAAACAGGACTTGTCATAATAAAGCCGTCAGGCGTTGACTATGATAAAATGACAGTTGATGATATGGTAATCATAGATTTGGACGGAAACAAAGTTGAGGGAAAGCTCAATCCGTCAAGTGATACTCCTACTCACTTAGAGCTTTATAAAGCATTCTCTCAAATCGGCGGCATTGTTCATACACATTCAAGATATGCCACAAGCTTTGCACAGGCACTTTGCGGAATTTGTGCCTACGGAACAACTCACGCAGATTATTTTTACGGGGAAATTCCCTGCACCCGTTTATTAACTGAAGAAGAGGTTGAAAAGGATTACGAGAAAAATACAGGTCTTGTAATAACAGAAACCTTTAAAAAGCTTGACGAAAATGCAATTCCTGGAGTTGTTGTTGCCAACCACGGTCCTTTTTCCTGGGGTAAAGATGCCTTTAACGCCGTACACAATGCAGTTGTAATGGAAGAGGTTGCTTTAATGGCAATTCAGACTAAAGCCCTGAATCCAGATGTAACCCCTATAAACAGTTATATTTTAGATAAGCACTATAACAGAAAACACGGCAAAAATGCATATTACGGACAAAAATAA
- a CDS encoding L-ribulose-5-phosphate 3-epimerase, giving the protein MKGCTLGLYEKSMPNELSWKEKLTAGQKAGFDALEISVDETDTRLARLNWTAQERKELLQLTRDVGFYINTMCLSGHRKYPLGSGIPEIEARSMEIMEKAIELSYDLGIRIIQLAGYDIYYNEVSTPSTRERFFCNLQKSAEMAASRGVILALETMENDFLNTIEKAMYYVDSIASPYLKVYPDMGNVTNATDHVAKDIRSGKGHIVAAHLKETVPNVFRDMKFGEGRVDFKMVTDVLKSQGVTMYTAEFWYDGKENWEQVLRQSHDYLRPYLDKNQRAVN; this is encoded by the coding sequence TTGAAAGGATGTACACTTGGTCTTTATGAAAAATCAATGCCCAACGAATTGTCCTGGAAAGAAAAGCTAACAGCAGGACAAAAGGCAGGCTTTGATGCATTGGAAATCAGCGTAGACGAAACAGATACACGTCTTGCCCGTCTTAACTGGACAGCACAGGAAAGAAAAGAGCTGTTACAGCTTACAAGAGATGTGGGCTTTTATATCAATACTATGTGCCTTAGCGGACACAGAAAATACCCCTTGGGAAGCGGTATTCCCGAAATTGAAGCACGCAGTATGGAAATAATGGAAAAGGCTATCGAGCTTTCCTACGATTTAGGCATCCGCATTATTCAGCTTGCAGGTTACGATATATACTACAACGAGGTTTCTACTCCTTCTACAAGGGAAAGATTTTTCTGCAATTTGCAAAAAAGTGCAGAAATGGCAGCGTCCCGAGGTGTAATACTTGCTCTTGAAACTATGGAAAATGATTTTCTCAATACTATTGAAAAGGCTATGTACTATGTTGACAGTATAGCTTCTCCATATTTAAAGGTTTATCCCGATATGGGAAACGTAACCAATGCAACAGACCACGTAGCCAAGGATATAAGAAGCGGCAAGGGACATATCGTAGCGGCACACCTTAAGGAAACTGTACCCAATGTTTTCCGTGATATGAAATTCGGTGAGGGCAGAGTGGATTTTAAAATGGTAACAGATGTTTTAAAATCACAGGGCGTTACAATGTATACTGCTGAATTTTGGTATGACGGTAAGGAAAACTGGGAGCAGGTGCTTCGTCAAAGCCACGATTATTTACGTCCTTATTTGGACAAAAATCAAAGGGCGGTGAATTGA
- a CDS encoding MFS transporter, whose protein sequence is MKENSAVKKAVLIGSMCAISYLSVYLARNVLGAVAPQMEELKVIDKTLSGNLSSLFFVAYAIGQLINGLLGDKIKAKYMISFGLLFSGVCNIVFALFAHLPFMAYAAYGMTGFFLSMIYGPMTKTVAENVDPKYAPRCSLGYNFASFFGSPLAGVLAFLFVWQTTFYVSSIVLIVMGICCFLGFLFFEKQGMLQYHKFDKPKNEGSFKQSVEVLLKHKIIKFTVISIVTGVIRITVIYWLTTYISDYLGFSADTAAIIYTVATLVISVAAFVSVFVYERLGCNMNATLLIAFSVAAVSFLLVYFLAQPVLNIIFMVLGVFASNCASSMLWSCYCPSLRDTGMVSGATGFLDFVNYITAAVASSLFAAAVTTIGWGLLILIWFALMTVGVIICLPYKKIRK, encoded by the coding sequence ATGAAAGAAAATTCAGCAGTTAAAAAAGCTGTGCTTATTGGCAGTATGTGTGCGATTTCTTATTTGTCAGTATATTTGGCACGTAATGTTTTAGGTGCGGTTGCACCTCAAATGGAAGAGCTTAAAGTAATTGATAAGACTTTGTCAGGCAATCTTTCGTCGCTGTTCTTTGTTGCCTATGCTATAGGACAGTTGATAAATGGATTGCTTGGAGATAAAATCAAAGCTAAATATATGATTAGCTTTGGATTGCTTTTCTCAGGTGTATGCAATATAGTTTTTGCCCTGTTTGCCCATTTACCGTTTATGGCGTATGCGGCATATGGTATGACCGGCTTTTTTCTTTCTATGATATATGGCCCTATGACTAAAACAGTTGCTGAAAATGTAGACCCGAAGTATGCACCGCGTTGTAGCTTGGGATATAATTTTGCCAGCTTTTTCGGGTCGCCTTTGGCAGGAGTTTTAGCATTTTTATTTGTATGGCAGACTACCTTTTATGTTAGCAGTATTGTGCTGATTGTAATGGGAATTTGTTGCTTTTTGGGCTTTTTGTTTTTTGAAAAACAGGGTATGCTACAGTACCACAAATTTGATAAGCCTAAAAACGAAGGTAGTTTTAAACAATCTGTTGAAGTATTGTTGAAACATAAAATTATAAAATTTACCGTAATCTCTATTGTTACCGGTGTAATCCGTATTACAGTTATTTATTGGCTGACTACATATATTTCTGATTATTTGGGCTTTTCAGCAGATACTGCCGCTATAATTTATACAGTGGCAACTCTTGTTATTTCTGTTGCCGCATTTGTGTCAGTTTTTGTATATGAGAGATTGGGATGCAATATGAACGCTACATTATTGATTGCTTTTAGTGTTGCTGCCGTTTCATTTTTACTTGTATATTTCCTTGCTCAACCGGTACTGAATATTATTTTTATGGTTTTAGGTGTTTTTGCTTCTAACTGTGCTTCTTCTATGCTTTGGAGCTGTTATTGTCCAAGCCTGAGAGATACAGGTATGGTGTCAGGAGCTACGGGCTTTTTGGATTTTGTTAACTATATTACCGCTGCTGTGGCATCGTCTTTGTTTGCTGCAGCTGTAACTACTATTGGATGGGGTCTTTTGATTTTAATCTGGTTTGCTTTAATGACAGTCGGAGTAATAATTTGTTTACCATACAAAAAAATACGGAAATAA
- a CDS encoding elongation factor Ts, whose translation MAFTAADVKALREKTGCGMMDCKKALTATDGDMDKALEFLREKGLAAAAKKASRIAAEGLVACYIEGNVGAIVEVNAETDFVAKNAEFQAFVDGVAVTVAKENPADVDALKNVKFNGAELTVGEVLTEKILTIGENMNIRRFARIEGTVVSYIHGGGRIGVIMDFDTDVADKAEFVDMAKSLCMQVAALNAPYLDKEAVPADVIENEKNILIAQIKNDAKNANKPDAIIEKMVSGRIGKYYEQNCLMQQEYVKDSSMSVEKFVAKTAADLGGSIKVKSYIRFEKGEGLQKREDDFAAEVANMAK comes from the coding sequence ATGGCTTTTACAGCTGCTGATGTTAAAGCATTAAGAGAAAAGACCGGCTGCGGAATGATGGACTGTAAAAAGGCTCTTACCGCCACAGACGGAGATATGGATAAGGCTCTTGAATTTTTAAGAGAAAAAGGACTTGCTGCTGCTGCTAAAAAGGCATCAAGAATTGCTGCAGAAGGTCTTGTAGCTTGCTATATAGAAGGAAATGTAGGCGCTATCGTTGAGGTTAACGCAGAGACTGACTTCGTTGCAAAAAATGCAGAGTTCCAGGCTTTTGTTGACGGTGTTGCAGTAACTGTTGCTAAAGAAAATCCCGCTGATGTTGATGCTCTTAAAAACGTTAAGTTTAACGGTGCTGAGCTTACAGTCGGTGAAGTTCTTACAGAGAAAATTCTTACTATCGGTGAGAATATGAATATTCGTCGTTTCGCTCGTATAGAGGGTACAGTAGTATCTTATATCCACGGCGGCGGCAGAATCGGCGTTATTATGGATTTTGATACAGACGTTGCTGATAAGGCAGAGTTTGTTGATATGGCAAAGAGCCTTTGTATGCAGGTTGCTGCTTTGAACGCTCCTTATCTTGATAAAGAGGCTGTTCCTGCAGATGTTATCGAAAACGAGAAAAACATTCTTATCGCTCAGATTAAAAACGATGCGAAGAATGCGAATAAGCCCGATGCAATCATTGAGAAAATGGTTAGCGGAAGAATTGGTAAGTACTATGAGCAAAACTGCCTTATGCAGCAGGAATATGTTAAGGATTCTTCAATGAGCGTTGAAAAATTCGTTGCTAAAACAGCTGCTGATTTAGGCGGAAGCATCAAGGTTAAATCTTATATCCGCTTTGAAAAGGGCGAAGGTCTCCAGAAGAGAGAAGACGATTTTGCAGCAGAAGTTGCAAATATGGCGAAATAA
- a CDS encoding prohibitin family protein, producing the protein MENVIPVKTPSTKKIAKIIVTVIIILALIILALASVKTIPAGFVGIRTQFSAVTGGYVPAGLNFKIPFIQDIVPVDCRIQKIEADSTAPSRDLQNITSKIAVNFSIDTAMATTLYKDVGVNYRAVIIDPAVQEVVKMVTAQFTAEELISKRSEVSNLMTEGLTSKISSKGIIIHDFNVINFEFSDEFDKAIEAKQVAQQQALKAEQDLARIQIEAQQKIVQAQAEAEALKLQKQEITEELLELRKIEAQLSAIEKWDGKLPTYNGSDAVPFIDITK; encoded by the coding sequence ATGGAAAACGTTATTCCCGTAAAAACCCCATCAACCAAAAAAATAGCAAAAATCATTGTAACAGTTATCATTATTCTTGCTCTAATTATTCTTGCTCTTGCAAGCGTTAAAACTATCCCTGCGGGCTTTGTAGGAATAAGAACACAGTTCAGCGCTGTAACAGGCGGATATGTTCCTGCGGGCTTGAATTTCAAAATTCCCTTTATTCAGGATATTGTTCCCGTTGACTGCCGTATTCAAAAAATAGAAGCTGACTCTACAGCACCCAGCCGCGACCTTCAAAATATTACAAGTAAAATTGCCGTAAACTTTTCTATTGATACTGCTATGGCAACTACTCTTTACAAAGATGTCGGCGTAAATTACCGTGCCGTTATTATTGACCCTGCTGTTCAAGAGGTTGTTAAAATGGTAACTGCTCAATTTACAGCTGAAGAGCTTATAAGTAAGAGAAGTGAGGTTTCAAACCTTATGACAGAAGGACTTACCTCTAAAATCTCTTCAAAGGGTATTATAATCCACGATTTCAACGTTATAAATTTTGAGTTCTCCGATGAATTTGACAAAGCTATTGAGGCTAAGCAGGTAGCTCAGCAACAGGCTTTAAAGGCAGAGCAGGACCTTGCAAGAATTCAGATTGAAGCTCAGCAAAAAATTGTTCAGGCTCAGGCAGAAGCTGAGGCATTAAAGCTTCAGAAGCAAGAAATCACAGAAGAACTTCTTGAACTTCGTAAAATTGAAGCTCAGCTTTCAGCTATAGAGAAATGGGACGGAAAGCTTCCTACTTATAACGGTTCCGACGCTGTTCCCTTTATTGACATTACAAAATAA
- a CDS encoding sodium-dependent transporter, translating into MKEREKFSSRLGFILISAGCAIGLGNVYRFPIMTGAYGGGLFVLIYIIFLLLLGLPIMTMELAVGRASQRSIASSFDVLEKKGQKWHWLKYSGIAGNYLLMMFYTTISSWMVIYFFKYLNGSILEFSTSEQLKTVFDNVVDNPLLLIGATFAIIILCFGVCSLGLQKGVEKITKIMMIALFLLMIGLAVYACTLPKAAEGLKFYLIPSLDGIKEHGLWTVVSAAMGQSFFTLSIGIGSIAIFGSYINKDRSLPGEAITIMSLDTSVALISGLIIFPACFTYNNGVTADASTVSASFLFTTLSSIFNSMAGGRFIGSLFFVFMTFAALSTVIAVFENIISFWLELTNMSRRKIALINILLVCLLSLPCILGFNVLSDIQIAGKGIMDLEDFTVSNILLPLGSLFYVLFCTVRYGWGWDNYFAEVNEGKGIKLPKFLKPYLRYVLPVIIIVILIVSVI; encoded by the coding sequence ATGAAAGAAAGAGAAAAATTTTCATCACGCCTTGGATTTATACTTATTTCCGCAGGCTGTGCTATCGGTCTTGGAAATGTATACCGTTTTCCGATTATGACGGGAGCATACGGCGGAGGCTTGTTTGTTCTTATTTATATTATATTTTTATTGCTTTTGGGACTTCCCATTATGACAATGGAGCTTGCCGTTGGCAGAGCAAGTCAAAGAAGTATTGCCTCCTCCTTTGATGTATTAGAAAAAAAGGGCCAAAAGTGGCATTGGCTGAAATATTCAGGTATTGCCGGAAACTATCTTCTTATGATGTTTTATACTACAATTTCATCGTGGATGGTTATTTACTTTTTCAAATATTTAAACGGCTCAATTCTTGAATTTTCAACCTCTGAGCAGTTAAAGACTGTATTTGATAATGTAGTTGACAATCCTTTGTTATTGATAGGTGCTACTTTTGCTATTATTATCCTTTGCTTTGGTGTTTGCTCCTTAGGTTTACAAAAGGGTGTTGAAAAAATCACCAAAATTATGATGATTGCTCTCTTTTTGCTTATGATAGGTCTTGCAGTATATGCCTGCACTCTTCCAAAAGCCGCGGAAGGCTTGAAATTCTATCTTATTCCAAGTCTTGACGGAATTAAAGAGCACGGTCTTTGGACTGTTGTTTCTGCCGCTATGGGACAGTCATTTTTCACTTTAAGTATAGGTATAGGTTCAATCGCAATTTTCGGAAGCTATATAAATAAGGACAGAAGCTTGCCCGGTGAAGCTATTACTATTATGTCTCTTGATACATCTGTTGCTCTTATTTCAGGACTTATAATATTCCCTGCTTGCTTTACTTATAACAACGGAGTAACTGCCGATGCATCAACAGTAAGCGCAAGCTTTCTCTTTACCACACTTTCAAGCATTTTCAATTCTATGGCAGGCGGAAGATTTATCGGTTCTTTATTCTTTGTCTTTATGACCTTTGCGGCTCTTTCAACTGTTATAGCTGTTTTTGAAAACATTATTTCCTTCTGGTTAGAGCTTACCAATATGAGCAGAAGAAAAATTGCTCTTATAAATATTTTGTTGGTTTGTCTTCTCTCTCTTCCCTGTATACTCGGCTTTAATGTTTTGTCAGATATTCAAATTGCAGGTAAAGGAATTATGGACCTTGAAGATTTTACCGTTTCAAATATTTTATTGCCCTTGGGAAGTCTTTTCTATGTGCTATTCTGTACTGTACGCTACGGATGGGGTTGGGATAATTACTTTGCCGAGGTTAATGAAGGCAAAGGTATAAAGCTCCCTAAATTTTTAAAGCCGTATCTACGCTATGTTTTGCCTGTTATTATAATTGTTATATTGATTGTATCAGTAATCTGA
- the rpsB gene encoding 30S ribosomal protein S2 yields MSVISMKQLLEAGVHFGHQTRRWNPKMSEYIFTERNGIYIIDLQKTVKKIEEAYAFVRDIAAEGGEILFVGTKKQAQDSIKEEAERIGMYYVNARWLGGMLTNFKTIRKRIERLAQLHKMEEDGTFDLLPKKEVVKLKLEIEKLEKYLGGIKEMKKIPAVMFIVDPRKERNAVAEARKLNIPIVAIVDTNCDPDEVDYVIPGNDDAIRAVKLIAGTIANAVIEGRQGEDAPEADEAEAAPTEEAAE; encoded by the coding sequence ATGTCAGTAATTTCTATGAAGCAATTGCTGGAAGCAGGTGTTCATTTCGGACATCAGACAAGAAGATGGAACCCTAAAATGTCAGAGTACATCTTCACAGAAAGAAACGGTATCTATATCATTGACCTTCAGAAGACCGTAAAGAAAATCGAGGAAGCTTATGCTTTCGTTCGTGATATTGCGGCTGAGGGTGGAGAAATCCTTTTTGTAGGTACTAAGAAACAAGCTCAGGACTCTATCAAAGAGGAAGCTGAGAGAATAGGTATGTACTATGTAAACGCTCGTTGGTTGGGCGGCATGCTTACAAACTTCAAAACTATCAGAAAGAGAATAGAACGTCTTGCTCAGTTACACAAGATGGAAGAGGACGGAACCTTTGATTTGCTTCCCAAGAAGGAAGTTGTTAAATTAAAGCTTGAAATCGAAAAGCTCGAGAAATATCTCGGCGGTATTAAAGAAATGAAGAAAATCCCCGCTGTAATGTTTATCGTTGATCCCCGCAAGGAGAGAAACGCAGTTGCAGAGGCAAGAAAGCTTAATATCCCGATCGTTGCTATCGTAGATACAAACTGTGATCCTGATGAGGTTGATTACGTTATCCCCGGAAACGACGACGCAATCAGAGCAGTTAAGCTTATCGCAGGCACAATTGCAAACGCTGTTATCGAAGGCAGACAGGGTGAAGACGCTCCTGAGGCTGATGAAGCTGAAGCTGCTCCCACAGAAGAAGCTGCTGAATAA
- a CDS encoding carbohydrate kinase codes for MKKYFMGIDNGGTMTKAAIFDSDGKEIAVASENTPVISTKEGFQERDMMVLWETTCKAISKAIEKSGIDASLIIGIGCTGHGKGLYLWGKDNKPAYNAIASTDHRGAPYVKKWKESGVFEKVKEKTLQNILDCQPVSISAWLKENKPEVLSNIKWIFEAKDFIRFMLTEKAFAEMTDYSGTCLMNLKTKAFDKELLALMGLEDLYECLPPLKSSYDFCGTVTKQVAEKTGLKEGTLVCGGMFDIDACAIAMDVSREEQLCVITGTWSINEYISKAPIKPDSTTLNSLFCIPEYYLIEESSPTSAGNLEWVIDTMLTKEKEECKANGTSVYKYIDELVSKTKPQDSKALFIPFLYGSNADYPHGAFLGLETASKKEHLLTAVFEGVAFSHMVHIERLLKLREKPESIRIAGGVTKSDVWLQMFADVIGIPLEVVTVKELGTLGCAIAAAVCAGEHPDYKTAAKKMVQMDKVIKPDLQRHSIYLKKFELFKALVDALGSGMKC; via the coding sequence TTGAAAAAATATTTTATGGGCATTGACAACGGCGGCACAATGACAAAGGCGGCAATTTTTGACTCAGATGGAAAAGAAATTGCTGTTGCCTCTGAAAATACACCTGTAATTTCCACAAAAGAAGGCTTTCAGGAAAGAGATATGATGGTTCTTTGGGAAACGACCTGTAAAGCTATCTCAAAAGCTATTGAAAAATCAGGAATTGATGCTTCTTTAATCATTGGCATCGGCTGTACAGGACACGGAAAAGGCCTTTATCTTTGGGGCAAGGACAACAAGCCCGCCTATAATGCCATAGCCTCCACCGACCACAGAGGCGCACCCTATGTGAAAAAATGGAAGGAAAGCGGCGTTTTTGAAAAGGTAAAGGAAAAAACTCTTCAAAATATTTTAGACTGTCAGCCTGTTTCAATTTCAGCGTGGCTTAAAGAAAATAAGCCCGAGGTTCTTAGCAATATCAAATGGATTTTTGAAGCTAAGGATTTTATCCGTTTTATGCTGACAGAAAAGGCTTTTGCCGAAATGACAGATTATTCAGGCACCTGTCTTATGAATTTAAAAACAAAAGCCTTTGACAAAGAGCTTTTAGCTCTTATGGGTCTTGAAGATTTATATGAATGTCTGCCTCCCCTTAAAAGCTCCTATGATTTTTGCGGTACTGTAACTAAACAAGTCGCAGAAAAAACAGGACTAAAGGAAGGCACTCTTGTTTGCGGCGGTATGTTTGACATAGATGCCTGCGCTATTGCTATGGATGTAAGCCGTGAAGAACAGCTTTGCGTTATTACAGGCACCTGGAGTATTAACGAATATATCTCAAAAGCTCCTATCAAGCCCGACTCAACAACCTTAAATTCTTTGTTCTGTATTCCCGAATATTATCTTATTGAAGAAAGCAGTCCCACATCAGCGGGAAATTTAGAGTGGGTAATTGACACAATGCTCACAAAGGAAAAGGAAGAGTGTAAGGCTAACGGCACATCTGTCTATAAATATATAGATGAGCTTGTTTCAAAAACAAAGCCCCAGGACTCAAAAGCCTTATTTATTCCCTTTTTATACGGCTCAAATGCCGACTATCCCCACGGCGCCTTTTTAGGTCTTGAAACTGCGAGCAAAAAAGAACATTTGCTTACAGCTGTTTTTGAGGGCGTTGCCTTTTCACATATGGTGCATATTGAAAGACTGCTGAAATTGAGAGAAAAGCCTGAAAGTATACGTATAGCAGGGGGAGTTACGAAATCTGACGTCTGGCTTCAGATGTTTGCCGATGTTATAGGTATTCCTTTAGAGGTTGTGACAGTTAAAGAATTAGGCACCTTAGGCTGTGCTATTGCGGCAGCTGTCTGTGCGGGGGAACATCCTGATTACAAAACAGCGGCAAAGAAAATGGTACAAATGGATAAGGTTATAAAGCCTGATTTACAGCGCCACAGTATATATTTGAAAAAATTCGAATTATTTAAAGCATTAGTTGATGCGTTAGGAAGTGGAATGAAATGTTAG
- a CDS encoding MATE family efflux transporter translates to MSRSMTSGSPSKALLLFAIPLILGNIFQQAYSLADSIIVGNFVGANALAAVGTTASLTFLFIAVATGTGIGSGVLISQLFGAKEFGRMKTTIYTSLISIFAISVILTILGLILCRPILVLMQTPENIMNDAEDYLNIYFLGMVFLFMYNIVNSIFNALGESKKTLFFLIIASILNIFLDLLFVVKFNMGVRGVAIATLISQVLCSLISFLFLLAKLRQFKEFKDFSYFDIQTLSSVAKLAIPSVIQQSTVSIGLILVQSLVNSYGSVVVAGYTAATKIDGVAIMPMVNVGNAMSTFAAQHIGAKKQERIPKGLRTSFIMACSIGLLIAGIVYLSGESLVALFMDSSANVDSIKIGVEYLRVVSISYFIMGLLNVTNGTIRGGGDMKNFMLITFLNHLVRVSFAYIFSFIFGYSAIWWGLPAGWTVSFIFSYIVYKKGNWLKKSIY, encoded by the coding sequence TTGAGCAGATCTATGACAAGTGGAAGCCCTTCTAAAGCTTTGCTTCTATTTGCAATTCCACTTATTTTAGGAAATATTTTTCAGCAAGCCTACAGTCTTGCTGATTCCATAATTGTAGGAAACTTTGTCGGTGCAAATGCTCTGGCGGCTGTAGGAACTACAGCTTCCCTCACCTTTTTATTTATTGCTGTGGCAACAGGTACGGGAATAGGTTCAGGAGTGTTGATTTCTCAGCTTTTCGGCGCAAAAGAATTCGGCAGAATGAAAACTACAATATACACTTCCTTAATTTCAATTTTTGCAATAAGTGTTATTTTAACTATTTTAGGACTTATTCTTTGCCGTCCTATTCTTGTTCTTATGCAAACACCTGAAAATATTATGAACGATGCGGAAGACTATTTAAATATCTATTTTTTAGGTATGGTTTTTCTGTTTATGTATAACATTGTCAATTCTATTTTCAACGCTTTGGGAGAGTCTAAAAAAACACTTTTCTTCTTGATTATAGCTTCTATTCTAAATATTTTTTTAGACCTTCTTTTTGTTGTCAAGTTCAATATGGGTGTAAGAGGTGTAGCTATTGCCACTCTTATTTCTCAAGTTTTATGTTCTTTAATTTCTTTCTTATTCTTATTAGCAAAGCTCAGACAATTCAAGGAATTTAAAGATTTTTCCTATTTTGACATACAAACTCTTTCCAGTGTAGCAAAGCTTGCTATCCCCTCCGTCATTCAACAATCCACCGTATCAATAGGCCTTATTTTAGTTCAATCTCTTGTAAACAGCTACGGCTCTGTTGTGGTTGCAGGCTATACTGCCGCAACTAAAATTGACGGCGTTGCGATAATGCCTATGGTAAACGTAGGAAATGCTATGTCTACCTTTGCAGCTCAGCACATTGGAGCTAAAAAGCAAGAGCGTATTCCTAAGGGACTTCGCACTTCTTTTATTATGGCTTGCTCCATCGGCCTTTTAATTGCAGGCATTGTTTATTTATCCGGAGAAAGCCTTGTTGCTCTTTTTATGGACAGCTCTGCCAATGTTGATTCAATTAAAATAGGCGTTGAATATTTAAGAGTTGTTTCGATTTCTTATTTCATAATGGGCTTACTAAACGTTACCAACGGAACAATCCGTGGCGGCGGTGATATGAAAAACTTTATGCTTATAACCTTTTTGAACCATCTTGTCCGTGTTTCCTTTGCCTATATTTTTTCCTTTATTTTCGGATATTCGGCAATCTGGTGGGGACTGCCTGCCGGTTGGACCGTAAGCTTTATCTTCTCATATATAGTTTACAAAAAAGGAAATTGGCTGAAAAAAAGTATATATTGA